A window of Streptomyces sp. Je 1-332 genomic DNA:
CGACAGGGAGACCCGCACCCCATGACTGTCAGCAGACGCCTCTTCGTGACCGCCGCCGTCACGACGGCGGTCGCCGCGTCGAGCAGCTCCCTCGCGCTCGCGGCGCCGGGCCCCACCGGGGCCTCCGTAACTCCTGAGCCGCCCTACCGCATCCCGATCAGCCCCAAGGACACGCCGGACGAAGTCGTCACCAAGGCAACCCAAGTCCGCCCGACGGAACGCCAGATCGCCTGGCAACGCCTGGAGCAGACCGCCTTCCTGCACTTCGGGGTGAACACCTTCACCGGCCTCGAATGGGGCACCGGCGACGAGGACCCCGACGTCTTCCAACCGTCGGAACTCGACACCGACCAGTGGGCGCGGGCCCTGCGCGACGGCGGATTCAAGCTCGCCATCCTCACGGTCAAGCATCACGACGGCTTCGTGCTCTATCCGTCCCGCTACACCAAGCACAGTGTGGTGAGCAGCAGTTGGCAGGACGGAAAGGGCGACGTGCTGCGCTCGTTCGCCGACTCGCTGCGCCGGTACGGGCTCAAGGTGGGCGTCTACATCTCGCCCGCCGACGAGAACCAGTACTTGCACGGCGTCTACGCCAACGGCAGCGCGCGCTCGCGGCGCACCATTCCCACGCCGGTCGGGGGCGACGACAGGGCGGACGCCGCGGCCGTACGGTCGTTCACGCTGGACGCGACCGACTACGGGGCGCACATGCTCAACCAGCTGTACGAGGTGCTCACCGAGTACGGGCCCGTCGACGAGGTGTGGTTCGACGGAGCGCAGGGGCGGATCCCACCGGAGAAGGTCGAGACGTACGACTGGGACAGCTGGTACGCGGTCATTCGTGCCCTGGCCCCGAACGCCACGGTCGCCGTACGCGGCCCCGACGTGCGGTGGGTGGGTAACGAGGGCGGGCTCGCGCGCGAGAACGAGTGGAGCGTCGTCCCCGTCAAGGACTCGGGGAACGGCAGCGTCGACTACGCCCTGAAGTACGACGCGCCCGACCAGGGAAGCCGGGAGGCACTCGCGGATGCGAGGGCGGTCGCCCAGTACGTGCAGTGGTGGCCGGCGGAGTGTGACGTCTCGATCAGGCCCGGCTGGTTCTACCACGAGGACGAACAGCCCAAGTCCGTCGAGCAGTTGACGGACATCTGGTTCCGCTCGGTGGGCCGCAACTCCGTGCTGCTCCTGAACATGCCGCCGGACAAGAGGGGCCTGCTCCCGGAGGCGGACGTGGCACGGCTGCGGGAGTTCCACGAGCGGATCGGGCGCGAACTGCCCGAGGACTTCGCGCGGGGTGCACGGGTCCGCGGCGACGGCCGCCGCCCAACGCACGCGGTCGACGGTGACCCGGACACGGCGTGGGCGTGCCCGGCCCCCTCCCGGGGGACGCTCACGGTCGACCTCGGCAAGGCACGCGAGGTCGACCGGATCCGGCTGGGGGAGGACATCCGGCGTGGACAGCACCTGGAGCACGCGGTGATCGAGGCGCGGATCTCCGGCGGGTCCGGATGGACTCTCGTGACGGAGGTGAACACGGTGGGCGCAAGCCGGGTCCTGACGCTGGCGACACCGATCCGGGCACGGGAGTGGCGGCTTCGGGTGACGGGGTCGCGCGGGGCGGTACGCCTTGCGGAGTTCGGCCTCTACCGGTCGCGGGTGTAGGAGACGCGCGGGCCGTCCTGGCGGGGGCCCCGCTCGGGGAGCCGCGGGCACGGCTCCCCGAGCCCTCAAGTCCCCCTGACCGGCGCGGTGTTACGGTCTCGGCCATGTCCAAGAGTGAGGTGGAGTTCTCCGAGTGGGAGACCTCCGAACGGACGGACATCGAGGGCGGCATCGCCTCGCGGTTCGGCACGTACAGCAAGTCCGGGATTCTGGACGGCATCCCGTTCGAGGGAAGCGGCACGAAGACCATCCAGTTCGTCCGCACCCCGGAGGGCCGGAGGATCGCGGCGTTCTCCTGGTACGACAAGGCCTGACCGCCGGGCGCGGTTCAGCGAGCCCTGACCGCCGGGAGCGGTTCAGCAAGTCCTGACCGCCGGGAGCGGCTCACCCCCCGCTCGCCCGCCCCGTGCTCTCCCGTTCGATGAGGGTCGGGAGCGGGACCTGGACCGTGGATGCCGGGCCGTCGTCCAGGAGGGACAGGAGTTCGCGGGCCGCCGTGCGGCCGAAGGACACCGTGTCGCGGGACAGGGCCGTCAGCCAGGGGTGGACCATGCGGCACAGGGCCGAGTCCTCCCACGCGATCACCGACACGTCCCCGGGCACGGCGAAGCCGAGCGAGGCCGCCGCGGCGATCCCGGCGACGGCCATCACGTCGTTGTCGTACACGAGAGCTGTCGGCGGCGACGCGGCGGACAGC
This region includes:
- a CDS encoding alpha-L-fucosidase, producing the protein MTVSRRLFVTAAVTTAVAASSSSLALAAPGPTGASVTPEPPYRIPISPKDTPDEVVTKATQVRPTERQIAWQRLEQTAFLHFGVNTFTGLEWGTGDEDPDVFQPSELDTDQWARALRDGGFKLAILTVKHHDGFVLYPSRYTKHSVVSSSWQDGKGDVLRSFADSLRRYGLKVGVYISPADENQYLHGVYANGSARSRRTIPTPVGGDDRADAAAVRSFTLDATDYGAHMLNQLYEVLTEYGPVDEVWFDGAQGRIPPEKVETYDWDSWYAVIRALAPNATVAVRGPDVRWVGNEGGLARENEWSVVPVKDSGNGSVDYALKYDAPDQGSREALADARAVAQYVQWWPAECDVSIRPGWFYHEDEQPKSVEQLTDIWFRSVGRNSVLLLNMPPDKRGLLPEADVARLREFHERIGRELPEDFARGARVRGDGRRPTHAVDGDPDTAWACPAPSRGTLTVDLGKAREVDRIRLGEDIRRGQHLEHAVIEARISGGSGWTLVTEVNTVGASRVLTLATPIRAREWRLRVTGSRGAVRLAEFGLYRSRV